One window of the Clostridium sp. MB40-C1 genome contains the following:
- a CDS encoding DUF3794 domain-containing protein: MASVMRNFIEIEGINSNCIPENVSAFKQFNIEETACLPITKPDIEQILKVIADVEIKSTRAIRTPVGTSLEGQVLTGWKLVIEGKVNQKVQYVADLPEQPSHAAHFSVPFSTFVVLPEDFVMGTPVTVTPFLEDIYVEQLDKRCIFKNITLLLAVEFC; this comes from the coding sequence ATGGCCAGTGTAATGAGAAATTTCATTGAGATAGAAGGAATAAATTCAAATTGTATACCAGAAAATGTGTCAGCATTTAAACAATTTAATATAGAAGAAACTGCATGTTTACCAATTACAAAACCAGATATAGAACAAATTTTAAAAGTAATTGCAGATGTAGAAATTAAAAGCACAAGGGCAATAAGAACTCCAGTAGGAACCTCTCTTGAAGGTCAAGTTTTGACTGGTTGGAAGCTTGTAATAGAGGGAAAGGTAAATCAAAAGGTTCAATATGTAGCCGATCTTCCAGAACAACCATCTCATGCTGCACATTTTAGTGTGCCTTTTAGTACTTTTGTGGTATTGCCAGAGGATTTTGTTATGGGTACACCGGTAACTGTAACACCATTTTTAGAAGATATATATGTAGAACAATTAGATAAAAGGTGTATATTTAAAAATATAACTTTATTATTAGCAGTTGAATTTTGTTAA
- a CDS encoding SPOCS domain-containing protein, with the protein MAVVLTKTADKVNVLPGDIVTYQVTINNTDDTFSETNITFTDIIPKGTTFIKDSFFLEDKLQLGKDPNVGVPIPDIPPLATTKVKYDVLVDEKTTSVQLVNIAQATSILSGTMIPITYESNPFNINIAAIDLLKSADKYNIAVTEEITYSIIINNIGAVELKNPILKDLVPECLSFVDGSFSINGILDTNANPNNGINLENILPGQILNINFRATVICTPCLLKFVNTAALSYEIETVQNGLIETNTITTNKVITTVSPSAFKQLSREEYIKIPCQKPDMEEILNTLVNIEITDTKVIKTPVIKSLEGQKLTGFKLIVEGVLNQKVEYVACDKEQSVHAAHSRVPFSSFIVLPKNYVEGTSIKVEGVVEDIYTKLVNKRTIFKNITFIIRATYEL; encoded by the coding sequence ATGGCAGTAGTATTAACCAAAACTGCAGATAAAGTTAATGTTTTGCCAGGGGATATAGTAACCTATCAAGTTACGATAAATAATACAGATGACACTTTTAGCGAAACAAATATAACATTTACAGATATAATACCAAAAGGAACTACTTTTATCAAAGACAGTTTTTTTTTAGAAGATAAGTTACAACTAGGGAAAGATCCTAATGTAGGAGTGCCTATTCCTGATATACCTCCATTGGCAACAACAAAAGTTAAATATGATGTATTAGTTGATGAAAAAACTACTTCAGTACAATTAGTAAATATTGCTCAAGCAACTTCAATATTAAGTGGAACAATGATACCTATAACCTATGAAAGTAATCCATTTAATATAAATATAGCAGCGATAGATTTATTAAAATCTGCAGATAAATATAATATAGCTGTTACGGAAGAAATAACTTATAGTATTATTATTAATAATATTGGAGCAGTTGAACTTAAAAACCCTATATTAAAAGATTTAGTTCCAGAATGTCTTTCTTTTGTTGATGGGAGTTTTAGCATAAATGGTATTTTAGATACAAATGCCAACCCTAATAATGGAATTAATCTTGAAAATATATTACCAGGACAAATTTTAAATATAAATTTTAGAGCAACTGTAATTTGTACACCATGTTTACTAAAGTTTGTTAATACTGCTGCATTAAGTTATGAAATAGAAACAGTACAAAATGGACTAATTGAGACAAATACAATAACTACAAATAAAGTAATAACTACAGTTTCCCCATCTGCATTCAAACAATTAAGTAGAGAAGAATATATAAAAATTCCATGTCAAAAGCCAGATATGGAAGAAATTTTAAATACTCTTGTTAATATTGAAATAACAGATACAAAAGTTATAAAAACTCCTGTAATAAAATCATTAGAAGGACAAAAACTAACAGGATTTAAACTAATAGTTGAAGGGGTATTAAATCAAAAGGTTGAGTATGTAGCTTGTGATAAAGAGCAGTCAGTACATGCAGCACACTCTAGAGTTCCATTTAGTAGTTTTATTGTACTTCCTAAAAATTATGTAGAAGGTACTTCTATTAAGGTAGAAGGAGTAGTAGAAGATATTTATACTAAGCTTGTAAATAAGAGAACTATATTTAAAAATATAACTTTTATAATAAGGGCAACATATGAGTTGTAG